TGTGGCAGCTATCAGAAACAGCGGTTTTGATTTTCCGTCTAAAAAAATAACCGTAAATTTAGCGCCAGCCGACTTAAAAAAAGAGGGCTCAGCTTTTGATTTGCCAATTGCCATTGGATTGCTTTGCGCAAGCGGAGTATTAGAAAAATCATCCATTGAGGGGTGGCTTTTTACAGGTGAGTTGTCGTTAGATGGGCAGTTGCGCGCAACAAAAGGCGTACTGCCTATGACAATTGAATCGCAAAAGAAAAAGTTAAAAGGCATAGTAATACCGCACAATAACCTGCAAGAAGCAGTTGTTGTAAACGGGGCAACGGTGCTTGCCGCGCAAAACCTTTTGCAGGTGGTAAACTATTTTTTGGGCAACGATAAGTCAATTGCCCCGCAAGCAGGGCAAGACACATTTGATTTTTCAAATATCGCATATGACTTTGACTTTTCTGATGTTAAAGGGCAGTGGTATGCAAAAAGAGCGTTAGAAGTTGCATCCGCGGGGTCTCATAATGTGTTAATGGTAGGCCCTCCGGGTTCTGGCAAAACAATGCTTGCAAAAAGAATTGTTACCATACTTCCGCCAATGTGTTTAGAAGAAGCACTTGAGACAACAAAAATTCACTCGGTATCTGGCTTTATGGCTACTGATGGAGCACTTAAGGCGAACAGGCCATTTCGCTCGCCGCACCATACAATTTCCGATGTGGCTTTAATAGGCGGAGGGGCATTTCCAAAACCTGGTGAAGTAAGTTTGGCACATAATGGAGTTTTATTTTTAGACGAATTAACCGAGTTTGATAGAAATGTACTTGAAGTTTTAAGGCAGCCGCTTGAAGAGCGCAGTGTTTGCATATCGCGCGCAAAGCATTCCGTGGAGTTTCCTGCATCATTTATGCTTATTGCCGCAATGAACCCTTGCCCTTGCGGTAATTTGGGAAACTCACAAAAGGAATGTGTATGTTTGCCTCACGCCGTAAGGCGATATCGCTCAAAAATTTCAGGGCCGCTAATGGATAGAATAGATATACATTTAGAAGTTCCTGCAGTAAAGTTTGACGAAATGGTTTCAGATGTCAAAGCCGAAAGCTCATTAGATATAAGAAAAAGAATTTTACAGGCGCGAGAAATTCAAAAGAGTAGGTTTAAAGGTTTATCTATCAGAACAAATGCCCAAATGTCATCTAAACTTGTAAAAAAGTTTTGCAAAATTGAAGCTGATGCCTTAGGGCTTTTGAAAGTTGCCATAGACCGCCTTGGTTTTTCCGCCAGAGCGTATGACAGAATATTAAAGGTAGCAAGAACCATATCCGACCTTGAAAACAGCCCAACAATTACATCTGCCCACATCTCAGAAGCCATACAATATAGGCAGTTTGATAAAAATTTGTAAAGTGATTTACAATTCCTTTTTTGTTGTAACCATTTTTGTTAAATCATTAAAAAGCTCTTAAAAACTACTATTGACAAAGAAACAGCAATGTAATAGTATTTAGGTGTAACTAAACAATTATTCATATTATGAACAGCTATTATTATAATAATCTTCAAATTAGAGAAGTTTTTCATCTTGAATTTCTGCGTGCTTTTGCAAGGAAATTAAAGCCGTCTTTTTTTGCTTTAAAGGGTGGGGTTAATATGCGGTTGTCTTTTGGTAGTATCAGGTATTCAGAAGATATGGATTTAGATGTTAATACTATTAACGTAAAAGCTCTGAGCGATACAGTTATGAAAATACTTGGATCAGTTTCATTCCAAAATGAACTGAAAGGGTTTGGTATAGATAAAGTTTTGCCTCCAAATATGGCTAAAGCCAAACAAACCGATACAACCCAGCGATTTAAAGTACATCTTATTACTCATCAGGGTGAAGACCTTTTTACAAAAATCGAATTCTCGCGCCGCAAATCCGTTGGCAATGCGGTTGTTGAACCCGTTTCAGAAAAAATATTGCGCCAGTATAAAATGTCGCCGTTAATAGTCAGCCATTATGATGTTGATAGTGCCTTCGCACAGAAAATTAATGCACTGGCTAATCGCAGTGCGGTGCAGGCCAGGGACATTTTTGATTTGTATATGTTGTCAACACAATTGTCGCCGAACAAAAACAGTCGGATTAAAACCGACGCAGTAAGCATCAAAATCGCTTGCGAAAATGTTTTTCTTGTCAGTTTTCATCAATTCCGAGATACGGTGCTGAGTTATCTTGCAGAAGAAGACAAGGCAGCCTATGATAGCCCTGATTTGTGGGATGAAATTAAACTAAGGGTTCATGATCTTATATGTCAAAACAACTAATTATAATTGAATGCATTAAAAAGCTGAACCGCCCGATATTTACTACCCGTGAAATAACGGACTTGTCTGGCAAAAGTGCGTCCAATGTAACCCAGACGCTCAACTATCTTGCCCAGCATAATGCGATAAAGAAACTGCATCGGGGTGTTTGGGGAGAAGTTACGAGCAAGCTCATAAGCCCTTACATGCTTATACCTCATTTATTTACATCAACCAGGGTGTATGTTTCATTTTTGAGCGCCTTGCATTTGCACGGCATCATTGAGCAGATACCGCAGACAATAACACTTGCTTCAACCACTCATACGAAAAAAATCAGGACAGCTATCGGGGTGTTTGCAGTTCACCAAATATTGCCGGAATTCTTTTCTGGCTTTGACTGGTATAAAGGTACCGTAAGTTTTTTGATAGCACAGCCAGAAAAAGCATTGGCAGATTGCCTTTATCTTTATACCAAAAAGAAAAAGCAATATGGTCATTTCCCAGAGCTTAACCTGAAAAAGCCTTTTAGGATACAAAAAGTAATAGAATGGATTGAAAAAATTCCAGACCAAAAATCCATAGTTGCCGCAAAAGCCAAGCTTAATGAAATTTTGAGTTCTAAAAGTACTTCGCTATAAATGGAACACGATAAAGACAGGGTGTATTGATACTTGATTGGTGTAAATTTGGCGATTTTGGCGATTACTTGGCGAAACCACATCTCAGAAGCTACAACCCAGACTTTGCAATAGGTTTGAGAACCGAGGCGAAAGAGATGGAGGCAGTTTTGACGCAAAAGTTGTAGCCAATGGTAATTCCATTAGCAAGGGTTTTGCGGAAAAAAATGTCCCATATCTTTTGACGAATTCCAAATCCTATTGCAAAATCTGGGTTTAATACAGGCAGTTTGATAAAGGTGTGTAAAAGGAATAGAATACTTTATGACGAAAAAAGGAAATGATTGAATAAGTAAAGTTGCGTCCTCCAAAGCTATTTCATCAATACAGCGAATAGCTGTGATTATTGATGAAATGTTAGCGTCGGAGGGCAAGTTGAAAACCTCGCCAAAGTTTCAGTGGCGGGTAAAGCCTGGCACGGAAGTTCTATTTTAAAATAACAAAGCAATCGGTAAGTGAGGCTGTGGCTCGTGGGGAAAAGGTGGCGAAAGTGAATGGATATTTGTTATAATCTGTCTTCCTGCCTCCGTCCCCTATGTCAAAGAACGTAAATTTTGGAGAGATTCTATAAAAAAATAAAATGAAAATAATAAAATGGATTTTTTGTTTACCAGCCGGACTAACTGCATCAACACTTGCGCATATATTGCTCTTGCATTTTTTTGGCATCGAATATGAATATGAGAAGGTATATCAATTCTGGCATTCTTATGATATGGGGGGGATGTTTATTTCATGTACAATTATGATATTTATTGATAGATTCATCACATTCGGACTTTTAGTTTGGGTATCTTCGAAAGTAGTTCCATCAAAAAATATATTATTTGCAAAATATATCAGCATTGCTACTGGTATCATAATATTTGTCTTTTATATTTATCTCGTATTTTTCAGTAAAGTATCAATAAATTTCAGTATGTTGTATAAAAATACCATAGATTTAATTGCAATGTCATTAGGTTTGTTGTTTGGTTATATAGCATCAAGAGAAATGAAAGATTAAAATTATAATAAATCATTGCACCTGTAAAATAGGGGACGGAGTTAGAATGTTAGGATAGTTGACAAATATACTTTTAGGCGGAAAGAATTGAAGAAAAAAGGACGAAGAAACAAAGTATCAGAAGCCAAAGCGTTAATAGTATATTTGGGGATACGAGAGCTTGGAATAACGGGAAGTGAAATAGGTAAAGCGA
This portion of the Endomicrobiales bacterium genome encodes:
- a CDS encoding YifB family Mg chelatase-like AAA ATPase, producing the protein MLSKVISSALSGIDAKLVLVETYIARGLPSFSIVGLPDASVKESKDRVVAAIRNSGFDFPSKKITVNLAPADLKKEGSAFDLPIAIGLLCASGVLEKSSIEGWLFTGELSLDGQLRATKGVLPMTIESQKKKLKGIVIPHNNLQEAVVVNGATVLAAQNLLQVVNYFLGNDKSIAPQAGQDTFDFSNIAYDFDFSDVKGQWYAKRALEVASAGSHNVLMVGPPGSGKTMLAKRIVTILPPMCLEEALETTKIHSVSGFMATDGALKANRPFRSPHHTISDVALIGGGAFPKPGEVSLAHNGVLFLDELTEFDRNVLEVLRQPLEERSVCISRAKHSVEFPASFMLIAAMNPCPCGNLGNSQKECVCLPHAVRRYRSKISGPLMDRIDIHLEVPAVKFDEMVSDVKAESSLDIRKRILQAREIQKSRFKGLSIRTNAQMSSKLVKKFCKIEADALGLLKVAIDRLGFSARAYDRILKVARTISDLENSPTITSAHISEAIQYRQFDKNL
- a CDS encoding nucleotidyl transferase AbiEii/AbiGii toxin family protein, with the translated sequence MNSYYYNNLQIREVFHLEFLRAFARKLKPSFFALKGGVNMRLSFGSIRYSEDMDLDVNTINVKALSDTVMKILGSVSFQNELKGFGIDKVLPPNMAKAKQTDTTQRFKVHLITHQGEDLFTKIEFSRRKSVGNAVVEPVSEKILRQYKMSPLIVSHYDVDSAFAQKINALANRSAVQARDIFDLYMLSTQLSPNKNSRIKTDAVSIKIACENVFLVSFHQFRDTVLSYLAEEDKAAYDSPDLWDEIKLRVHDLICQNN
- a CDS encoding type IV toxin-antitoxin system AbiEi family antitoxin domain-containing protein encodes the protein MSKQLIIIECIKKLNRPIFTTREITDLSGKSASNVTQTLNYLAQHNAIKKLHRGVWGEVTSKLISPYMLIPHLFTSTRVYVSFLSALHLHGIIEQIPQTITLASTTHTKKIRTAIGVFAVHQILPEFFSGFDWYKGTVSFLIAQPEKALADCLYLYTKKKKQYGHFPELNLKKPFRIQKVIEWIEKIPDQKSIVAAKAKLNEILSSKSTSL
- a CDS encoding YqaJ viral recombinase family protein — its product is MKKKGRRNKVSEAKALIVYLGIRELGITGSEIGKAIGCARPSISYLLKIGDGKFDGRMLL